In a genomic window of uncultured Sphaerochaeta sp.:
- a CDS encoding DUF4416 family protein, which produces MGTKRSFTPSLLVMGLLITDLSLLPSLTGELVGRFGPIKAMSEPQRFEFTDYYDKEMGTKPWRLYLCFERLVDPSSLADIKKWTNALEASREREGRRTCNLDPGLLGLSSLILATTKARAHRIPLHSGIHAEVTLIYQAGAFSCLPWTYQDYRSEDVRSLLKQWRADYHRHVKQEGNPAPF; this is translated from the coding sequence ATGGGCACTAAGCGCTCGTTTACCCCAAGCCTGCTGGTGATGGGCTTGCTCATTACCGATCTCTCCCTCCTCCCTTCCCTTACCGGGGAGTTGGTCGGCAGGTTTGGGCCGATCAAGGCGATGAGTGAACCGCAGAGGTTCGAATTCACCGACTACTACGACAAGGAGATGGGGACCAAGCCTTGGCGTCTCTATCTCTGTTTTGAACGCTTGGTAGACCCTTCCTCCCTTGCCGATATCAAGAAATGGACCAATGCCCTTGAAGCAAGCCGGGAGAGGGAAGGAAGACGGACCTGCAACCTCGATCCCGGACTGCTTGGCCTCTCATCCCTTATCCTGGCTACCACCAAGGCTCGTGCACATCGCATTCCGCTTCATTCCGGTATTCATGCAGAAGTAACGCTGATCTACCAAGCAGGTGCTTTCTCCTGTCTGCCTTGGACCTATCAGGACTACCGAAGCGAAGACGTGCGGTCACTGCTCAAGCAGTGGAGAGCTGACTACCACAGACACGTGAAGCAAGAGGGAAATCCAGCGCCCTTCTAG
- the nth gene encoding endonuclease III produces the protein MNAEYWDTLFANFRHAIEQEGGVLPSVSIIAEQENDPYRVLIATIISLRTKDEVTLAASKRLFALAKDPQSMLALSVTQVEEAIYPAGFYKTKAKTIQAISLQLLERFGGKVPAAQEELLSLPGVGIKTANLTLNLGFQIEAICVDCHVHQIANRLGWVATKTPEQTEEALASVMPRRFWIPLNELLVRYGQLICTPVSPFCSKCPEEKACPKIGVTRSR, from the coding sequence ATGAATGCTGAGTACTGGGATACACTCTTTGCGAATTTCCGGCATGCCATCGAGCAGGAAGGAGGGGTCCTTCCCTCCGTCTCGATCATCGCTGAACAGGAAAATGACCCCTATCGGGTGCTGATAGCCACCATCATCTCCCTGAGGACAAAGGATGAAGTCACCCTTGCAGCAAGCAAGCGTCTCTTCGCGCTTGCAAAGGATCCCCAGTCGATGCTCGCCCTATCGGTCACCCAGGTGGAAGAGGCAATCTATCCTGCAGGCTTTTACAAAACAAAAGCAAAGACCATCCAGGCAATCTCCCTTCAGCTGCTTGAGCGTTTTGGCGGGAAAGTCCCCGCTGCACAGGAAGAGCTGCTCTCACTGCCCGGAGTGGGAATCAAGACAGCGAACCTCACCCTCAACCTTGGCTTCCAGATCGAGGCCATCTGTGTGGACTGCCATGTCCACCAGATAGCAAACCGTCTGGGCTGGGTGGCAACAAAAACGCCTGAGCAAACCGAAGAGGCGTTGGCCTCTGTCATGCCCAGGCGATTCTGGATACCCCTGAATGAGCTTTTGGTCCGCTACGGCCAGCTCATCTGCACCCCGGTCAGTCCCTTCTGCAGCAAGTGCCCGGAAGAGAAAGCCTGTCCCAAGATTGGGGTGACACGCTCGCGCTAG
- the aroF gene encoding 3-deoxy-7-phosphoheptulonate synthase translates to MIIVLKQQISEKHKEAIRSFLVEKGYTVKEIIGQEETIFGAVGQSTIDIREVQMLEGVASVVPISKPYKLASRELKKEDTIVTVGNVKIGGNRIAIMAGPCAVESREQIMTIAASVREAGAVILRGGAFKPRTSPYAFQGLGEEGLKYLKEAGEAYGMPVTTEIVNPSDAPMMTKYIDMFQIGARNMQNFELLKAVGKTGMPVLLKRGLCATIEEWLMAAEYLMASGTDQIVLCERGIRTYERATRNTLDVSAIPVVQKMTHLPVIGDPSHATGMRDMVSPMSLALIASGASGLIVEVHNNPEKAFSDGPQSLYPSQFEKLMRDLQALSAVVGKSLERIPRLQASSLPDAKVAVSASSDLIVAFQGERGAYSELAIRRAFDESTQVLPCPSFASVFDAVMQGKAAYGMIPVENTLGGTLYENLDLLDRHPSIQVVGEQQIRIIHNLIALPGAKKEDIREIYSHPQGLAQCTQFLQNEMSHAQAIPFFDTAGAVGHIKQVGDPTKAAIAGTPAAKVHGMEILQEGIESNSRNYTRFYIICREERSAIYRSSVAVNRASLNFTVPDRPGSLFEALLVLTKHGLNMKKLESRPIPGKPWEYSFFVETELGDAGAFETALDELKGLCHSIRVLGTFTANH, encoded by the coding sequence ATGATAATCGTACTGAAACAGCAGATCAGCGAAAAGCACAAAGAGGCTATCCGTTCCTTCTTGGTTGAGAAGGGGTATACCGTCAAGGAGATCATTGGTCAGGAAGAGACCATTTTCGGGGCGGTTGGACAGAGTACCATCGATATTCGCGAGGTACAGATGCTTGAGGGGGTAGCCAGTGTGGTTCCCATCAGCAAGCCTTACAAGCTTGCTTCCCGAGAGCTGAAGAAAGAGGATACCATCGTTACGGTGGGCAACGTGAAAATCGGGGGAAACAGGATTGCCATCATGGCTGGTCCTTGTGCCGTCGAGTCACGTGAGCAGATCATGACCATTGCTGCATCAGTGCGTGAGGCAGGGGCGGTAATCCTGCGAGGGGGTGCGTTCAAGCCCCGGACCAGCCCCTATGCGTTCCAAGGCTTGGGAGAGGAAGGCCTGAAGTATCTCAAGGAGGCCGGAGAGGCATATGGCATGCCGGTAACCACCGAGATCGTGAACCCTTCTGACGCCCCGATGATGACCAAATACATCGACATGTTCCAGATTGGGGCAAGGAACATGCAGAATTTCGAGCTGCTGAAAGCGGTGGGAAAGACCGGTATGCCGGTCCTGCTCAAGCGCGGTTTGTGTGCGACCATCGAGGAGTGGCTGATGGCAGCCGAATACCTGATGGCCAGCGGGACCGACCAGATTGTGCTGTGTGAACGAGGCATCCGCACCTATGAGCGTGCGACCCGCAACACCCTTGACGTCTCTGCCATCCCGGTGGTGCAGAAGATGACCCATCTTCCGGTCATCGGCGATCCCAGCCATGCCACCGGTATGCGTGATATGGTCAGTCCCATGAGTCTTGCCCTGATCGCAAGCGGAGCTTCGGGCCTCATTGTGGAAGTCCACAACAACCCGGAGAAGGCCTTCAGTGATGGTCCCCAGTCCCTCTATCCATCCCAGTTTGAGAAGCTCATGCGTGACCTGCAGGCCCTCAGTGCTGTGGTGGGAAAGTCGCTTGAACGGATTCCCCGTCTGCAGGCTTCCTCCCTTCCTGATGCCAAGGTTGCCGTTTCCGCATCATCCGATCTCATCGTTGCCTTCCAGGGGGAACGGGGTGCCTATAGTGAGCTTGCCATCCGCAGGGCCTTTGATGAATCGACCCAGGTTCTTCCCTGTCCCTCCTTCGCTTCCGTCTTTGATGCCGTGATGCAAGGCAAGGCTGCCTACGGCATGATCCCTGTTGAGAACACCCTTGGGGGTACGCTCTATGAGAACCTTGATTTGCTCGACCGGCATCCTTCCATCCAGGTGGTGGGGGAGCAGCAGATCAGGATCATTCACAACCTCATTGCGCTTCCCGGAGCCAAGAAGGAAGATATTCGCGAGATCTACTCGCATCCACAGGGCTTGGCACAATGCACCCAATTCCTGCAGAACGAGATGTCCCATGCCCAGGCAATCCCCTTCTTTGACACCGCAGGAGCGGTAGGCCACATCAAGCAGGTCGGCGATCCGACCAAGGCTGCGATCGCCGGTACTCCCGCTGCGAAGGTGCATGGCATGGAGATCCTCCAGGAAGGCATTGAGAGCAACAGCCGAAACTATACCCGCTTCTACATCATCTGCCGAGAAGAACGGTCGGCCATCTACCGCTCCAGCGTCGCGGTAAACCGGGCTTCGCTGAACTTCACCGTACCCGACAGGCCCGGTTCCCTCTTCGAGGCACTTCTTGTTCTCACCAAGCACGGGCTGAACATGAAGAAGCTTGAGAGCCGACCCATACCGGGAAAGCCGTGGGAGTACTCGTTCTTTGTGGAGACCGAACTGGGGGATGCCGGTGCATTCGAGACGGCCTTGGATGAGTTGAAGGGGCTTTGCCATTCGATCAGGGTCTTGGGGACCTTTACCGCCAACCACTAG
- the metF gene encoding methylenetetrahydrofolate reductase [NAD(P)H]: MQVIDILNEAKKPLFTFELVPPLKGSDAQSLLGSVRELAQFEPAYINVTNHQQEVVYLEREDGLLERRTVRKRPGTIALSALIQYTFNIPVVAHLICGGMDADQLEDALVELNFLGIENILALRGDPPNGEKRFVPVKGGYANSSDLVKQIANLNEGKYLDSTLQDGRKTHFCTGVAGYPEKHAEAPNLQQDIQMLKYKVECGAQYIVTQMFFDNAVFYRFVDDCRKVGITVPIIPGLKPIGSKRDLATIPQTFHVDFPSELVQLLNKAQKLSEIREIGVYWCTKQAKDLLEHGVPGVHFYTLGKAESVSRIVREVF, from the coding sequence ATGCAAGTAATCGACATCCTCAACGAGGCAAAAAAACCGCTGTTCACGTTTGAATTGGTTCCTCCGCTGAAAGGCAGTGACGCCCAGTCCCTGCTCGGCAGCGTACGGGAGCTTGCCCAGTTCGAGCCGGCTTACATCAATGTGACCAACCACCAGCAGGAGGTGGTCTATCTTGAGCGCGAAGACGGGCTCTTGGAGCGACGTACGGTGCGAAAGCGCCCTGGAACCATTGCCCTCTCGGCCCTGATCCAGTACACCTTCAACATCCCGGTTGTTGCCCATCTCATCTGCGGCGGCATGGATGCCGACCAGCTTGAGGATGCGCTGGTTGAGCTCAACTTTCTCGGCATTGAGAACATCCTCGCCCTGAGAGGCGATCCCCCCAACGGGGAGAAGCGATTCGTCCCGGTGAAGGGTGGGTATGCCAACTCATCCGACCTGGTGAAGCAGATTGCAAACCTGAATGAGGGAAAGTATCTGGACAGTACCCTGCAGGATGGGAGAAAGACCCATTTCTGTACCGGTGTAGCTGGATATCCGGAGAAGCATGCGGAAGCTCCAAATCTCCAGCAGGACATCCAGATGCTCAAGTACAAGGTGGAGTGCGGTGCCCAGTACATCGTGACGCAGATGTTCTTCGACAATGCGGTTTTCTACCGCTTTGTCGATGATTGCCGCAAGGTAGGCATCACCGTTCCGATCATTCCCGGGCTCAAGCCGATCGGCAGCAAGCGTGATCTTGCAACCATTCCCCAGACCTTCCATGTCGACTTCCCCTCCGAGCTTGTTCAATTGTTGAACAAGGCGCAGAAACTCTCCGAAATCAGGGAGATCGGGGTGTACTGGTGTACCAAGCAGGCAAAGGATTTGCTCGAGCATGGGGTCCCCGGGGTGCATTTCTACACTTTGGGGAAGGCTGAATCGGTATCCAGGATTGTGCGCGAGGTTTTCTAG
- a CDS encoding L-serine ammonia-lyase has protein sequence MESLRELYRIGYGPSSSHTMGPRAAATHFLFTFAQADRYEADLFGSLAATGKGHLTDKALREVFSSKQKDVEIVWYPEVEKPFHPNALTIRSFDAEGEIQAEQTYYSVGGGKIVLEGEQASQTLEVYPKEYSRMRQILEYCTEEGLQLWEFALQFEDAQILSYMDEVWTVMSEAVENGLNAEGVLPGGLKLARKASQYNSKASDFNGPLGNTALALSYALAVSEENAGGGRIVTAPTCGSCGVLPGVLYYLARQYKFPRIKILRSLLTAGIIGNVVKTNGSISGAEVGCQGEIGVACAMAGAAATHLLGGTIHQIEYAAEMGLEHHLGLTCDPMRGLVQIPCIERNALATMRSLDHCTYALLGDGRHKVSFDNAIEVMRETGQALPSLYRETSKGGLAKVLG, from the coding sequence ATGGAATCCCTTCGAGAACTCTACAGGATCGGGTACGGTCCTTCCAGCAGCCATACCATGGGGCCGCGTGCTGCGGCTACCCACTTTCTCTTTACCTTCGCTCAGGCAGATCGCTATGAGGCGGATTTATTTGGAAGTCTTGCGGCCACCGGGAAGGGTCACCTTACCGACAAGGCCTTGCGGGAGGTCTTCTCTTCCAAGCAAAAGGATGTTGAGATAGTCTGGTATCCCGAGGTGGAAAAACCCTTCCATCCCAATGCACTGACGATCAGGTCCTTTGATGCAGAGGGTGAAATCCAGGCTGAACAGACCTACTACAGCGTAGGCGGAGGCAAGATTGTCCTGGAGGGAGAGCAAGCATCACAGACTCTGGAAGTCTACCCGAAAGAGTACTCCAGGATGCGTCAGATACTTGAGTATTGCACTGAGGAAGGTCTCCAGCTGTGGGAATTTGCCCTGCAGTTTGAGGATGCTCAGATCCTCTCCTATATGGATGAGGTCTGGACAGTGATGAGCGAGGCGGTTGAGAATGGGCTCAACGCCGAGGGAGTGCTTCCCGGGGGCTTGAAGCTTGCCCGCAAGGCAAGCCAGTACAACTCCAAGGCGAGTGACTTCAATGGGCCTTTGGGCAACACTGCGCTGGCGCTCAGCTATGCATTGGCCGTCAGCGAGGAGAACGCAGGAGGCGGGAGAATCGTCACCGCACCAACGTGCGGCAGCTGCGGGGTGCTCCCCGGAGTGCTGTACTACCTCGCAAGGCAGTACAAGTTCCCCAGGATCAAGATTCTTCGTTCTCTTCTGACAGCCGGCATCATCGGCAATGTGGTGAAGACCAATGGTTCCATCAGCGGTGCTGAGGTAGGGTGCCAAGGGGAGATCGGTGTGGCGTGTGCCATGGCCGGAGCTGCTGCCACCCACTTGCTTGGGGGGACGATCCATCAGATCGAATATGCGGCGGAAATGGGGCTTGAGCACCATCTTGGCCTGACATGCGATCCGATGCGAGGTCTGGTGCAGATTCCCTGCATCGAACGCAATGCCCTTGCCACCATGCGCTCCCTTGACCACTGCACCTACGCCTTGCTTGGGGATGGAAGGCACAAGGTCTCGTTTGACAATGCCATCGAAGTCATGCGGGAAACGGGACAGGCATTGCCTTCCCTGTATCGTGAAACTTCCAAGGGTGGCTTGGCAAAGGTGCTTGGATAA